Proteins encoded within one genomic window of Spirulina major PCC 6313:
- a CDS encoding GNAT family N-acetyltransferase: protein MLTFHPVYTEADCAAIAALADRIWRHHYTAIIGTAQVDYMLDRFQSPRAIAAQIQEGYHYRLVTGAAGEIGYFAVQPQGESLFLSKFYVLAGQRGQGYGRQIMAEIERIAPEQGCDRITLTVNKHNTLTLAIYQKLGFKVEDAIVTDIGGGFVMDDFLLVKPLVAQGESSDS from the coding sequence ATGCTGACCTTTCACCCTGTTTACACTGAGGCGGACTGTGCCGCGATCGCAGCCCTTGCCGATCGCATTTGGCGACACCACTACACCGCCATCATCGGCACGGCGCAGGTGGACTATATGCTGGATCGGTTCCAATCCCCAAGGGCGATCGCTGCCCAGATCCAAGAGGGGTATCACTATCGCCTCGTGACGGGAGCCGCAGGCGAGATCGGCTATTTTGCCGTCCAGCCCCAAGGCGAATCATTATTTTTGAGTAAGTTTTATGTCCTGGCGGGGCAGCGGGGTCAGGGCTACGGACGGCAGATCATGGCAGAAATTGAACGGATCGCCCCGGAACAGGGTTGCGATCGCATCACCTTAACCGTCAATAAACACAACACGTTAACCCTCGCGATCTATCAAAAATTGGGGTTCAAGGTGGAAGATGCGATCGTCACGGATATCGGGGGCGGTTTTGTGATGGATGATTTTCTATTGGTGAAACCGCTTGTGGCTCAGGGCGAGAGCAGCGACTCGTAA
- a CDS encoding transglutaminase domain-containing protein — protein sequence MIPDSSLSTLAASAPSSQTIHPLAAASIHGIAFHKDVLYALDSTTGYLLEIQAHTHNTRIINPHSWQDFVGATGLAIAHDTLWFTRGEDIYFCSLDDADRFHPHRFLSLYYPLNGIAVWESTIYVTCQRTGHILIFSRETRREITRFYAPGIGLENITVHGEELWLTDNIEQSVYCLDRATGEMKFNVLTPFDAPSGLAFNEDVLYVAYAQEEPYLRDNPNANPNHELQYRDRTFIHPLYFAYYPDQNLALSNGYLVEMSYVEELSPLDPVEVQDLEWRMALPAETPRQKIRSIEAVGLPFEERELDGQRLAVFKFDTLKSSERYIFGWKATLEVWGIKYQFGPQDGENVPELSEAFQTRYLVDNDNLAMDKEIIQRAAKEAIGNETNLLRKMYNIRNYVYDRLSYGIKPHIDTPDVALARGVGSCGEYLGVLLALARLNGIACRTVGRYKCPAKALERGQLLEPDFNHVWMEFYLPGYGWLPMESNPDDVVEGGPYPTRFFMGLAWYHAEMGKGVPFEKLYINDIATTKEQLSIGDLAINHVRFTILEELQPPPP from the coding sequence ATGATTCCCGATTCGTCCCTTTCTACTTTGGCAGCGTCTGCTCCGTCTTCTCAGACGATTCATCCTCTTGCAGCAGCGTCCATCCATGGCATTGCCTTTCACAAAGATGTGTTATACGCCCTGGATTCCACGACAGGGTATCTCTTGGAGATTCAAGCCCACACCCACAACACTCGGATTATCAATCCCCACAGTTGGCAAGATTTTGTAGGTGCAACGGGATTGGCGATCGCCCATGACACCCTTTGGTTTACCAGAGGAGAAGATATCTATTTTTGTTCCTTAGACGATGCCGATCGCTTCCATCCCCATCGCTTCTTGAGTCTGTATTATCCCCTCAACGGCATTGCTGTGTGGGAATCGACAATCTACGTCACCTGTCAACGTACAGGCCACATTCTCATTTTTAGTCGGGAAACGCGCCGCGAAATTACTCGCTTTTACGCCCCCGGCATTGGTCTTGAAAACATCACCGTCCATGGCGAGGAACTCTGGCTCACGGACAATATCGAACAAAGTGTCTATTGCTTAGACCGGGCCACGGGGGAAATGAAATTCAATGTCCTGACCCCCTTTGATGCCCCGTCCGGCCTGGCGTTTAACGAGGATGTCCTCTACGTGGCTTACGCCCAAGAGGAACCCTATCTGCGCGACAACCCCAACGCCAACCCCAACCACGAACTACAATACCGCGATCGCACCTTCATCCATCCCCTCTACTTCGCCTACTATCCCGATCAAAACCTCGCCCTCTCCAACGGTTATCTCGTGGAAATGTCCTACGTGGAGGAACTATCCCCCCTCGACCCCGTAGAAGTGCAGGATTTAGAGTGGCGCATGGCCCTCCCCGCCGAAACCCCCCGCCAAAAAATTCGCTCGATCGAAGCCGTCGGCCTGCCCTTTGAAGAACGGGAACTCGACGGCCAACGCCTCGCGGTGTTTAAATTTGACACCCTCAAATCCAGCGAACGCTATATCTTCGGTTGGAAAGCCACCCTCGAAGTCTGGGGCATCAAATACCAGTTTGGCCCCCAAGATGGTGAAAACGTGCCCGAACTCTCCGAAGCATTCCAAACCCGGTATTTGGTGGACAACGACAATCTGGCCATGGATAAGGAGATTATTCAACGGGCCGCCAAGGAAGCGATCGGCAACGAAACGAACCTGCTGCGGAAAATGTACAACATCCGTAACTATGTTTACGATCGCCTCTCCTACGGCATCAAACCCCATATTGATACCCCCGACGTGGCCCTAGCGCGGGGGGTTGGCTCCTGTGGTGAATATCTAGGGGTGTTGCTGGCCCTCGCCCGCCTCAACGGCATCGCCTGCCGCACCGTGGGCCGCTATAAATGCCCCGCCAAAGCCCTCGAACGGGGCCAACTCCTCGAACCGGACTTTAACCATGTGTGGATGGAGTTCTATCTACCGGGCTACGGCTGGCTACCGATGGAATCAAACCCCGATGATGTGGTGGAAGGCGGCCCCTATCCCACGCGCTTTTTCATGGGTTTAGCCTGGTATCACGCCGAAATGGGGAAAGGCGTTCCCTTCGAGAAACTCTATATCAACGACATTGCGACAACGAAAGAGCAGCTTTCCATCGGCGATTTGGCGATTAACCATGTTCGGTTCACCATCCTCGAAGAACTCCAACCCCCGCCCCCGTAA
- a CDS encoding YdcF family protein, which translates to MFLFLSKLLPVFVYPLGLACVLMVVSLGLAWWRSRWTALPIVLALGILVIATNPGVNTALLKSLEWHYVPEGRLPKAEAIVILGGALKFQEAPRRTLEVTERGDRILYAATLYHDDRAPLIIASGGRIGWHGDEPPESEDMAILLRRLDVPQGAIIEEPRSLNTYQNALYTKAILDKKGLNRILLVTSAFHMPRSVAIFEKLGIDVIPAPTDFYITDGSVTGTQRTLVGNILDLVPETGRLASTTEAIKEYIGILIYRLRGWA; encoded by the coding sequence ATGTTTCTCTTTCTCTCGAAATTACTGCCGGTTTTCGTTTATCCCTTGGGGTTGGCCTGTGTGCTGATGGTGGTGTCGTTGGGGCTGGCCTGGTGGCGATCACGCTGGACGGCGCTGCCAATTGTCCTGGCCCTCGGCATCCTCGTCATCGCCACCAATCCGGGAGTCAACACCGCCCTGCTTAAATCCTTGGAATGGCACTATGTGCCGGAAGGACGATTACCCAAAGCTGAAGCGATCGTCATCTTGGGGGGCGCGTTGAAGTTCCAAGAAGCCCCCCGCCGTACTTTGGAAGTGACGGAGCGGGGCGATCGCATCCTCTACGCCGCCACCCTCTACCACGACGATCGCGCCCCCCTGATCATCGCCAGCGGCGGGCGTATCGGTTGGCATGGCGACGAACCTCCCGAATCCGAAGATATGGCGATCCTTCTGCGTCGCTTGGATGTCCCTCAAGGCGCGATTATCGAAGAACCCCGCTCCCTCAACACCTACCAAAATGCCCTCTACACCAAAGCCATCCTCGACAAAAAAGGGCTGAATCGGATTCTCCTCGTCACCTCTGCGTTCCACATGCCGCGCTCGGTGGCTATCTTTGAAAAGCTCGGCATTGACGTGATCCCCGCCCCCACAGATTTTTACATCACCGATGGCAGCGTCACCGGAACTCAACGCACCCTCGTCGGCAACATCCTCGATCTCGTTCCGGAAACGGGCCGCCTCGCCTCCACCACCGAAGCGATTAAGGAATACATCGGGATTTTGATCTATCGTCTGCGGGGTTGGGCGTAG
- a CDS encoding acylase, translating into MNAPVFSTSSPEILWDTWGVPHIYSQTRTELGHGFGYAQMQSHGNLILRLYGQARGRGAEYWGEDYLAGDRLTHTMGIPARAQAWEADQTPKMRDYLTAFVAGMNTYATEHPDAISPQYRPVLPVTVTDVLAHLNRAIHFHFVVGPSVAGSNGWAIAPSRSESGHSLLLSNTHLPWGGLFLWYEADLHLPDLNLYGAALVGMPMLAVGFNDHLGWTATVNTYKGWTDYDLSLATGGYRWDDAIQPFDAEDIILKVKQADGTLRDEPLTVERSRHGPIIQKTENRATALRVAGLEKARMLDQLWAMGTAGDRAEFEAALAQQQLPMFNFLTADRNGEIFYIFNGLVPVRDGGNWRDHQQPQPGNTAATLWTDYHPYADLPKVANPANGWLQNTNDPPWTTTIPATLDPEDFPAYIAPPDLTGAFNLLRTQRSLHLIQSQDRWSLAELAQAKFSTRIELGDRLVDALIAALPTDPDPLLQTAATVLQGWDHHANADSRGMALFAQWWAAMPPDAFAVPWDAAQPLTTPAGLADPATALATLRDVAQAMQSHWGRLDVPWGEFMQLRVGDRVQPGRGAAGAVGSFAVIDSIPGSQPGEPWRAVGGDSFIAAVEFSDPVRALVLNPYGNATQPNSPHRGDQLAHYHHGKLREAWRDRPTIEAHLARRTVLDSPSPMP; encoded by the coding sequence ATGAATGCTCCTGTTTTCAGCACCTCTTCCCCAGAAATTCTGTGGGATACGTGGGGTGTCCCGCATATCTACAGTCAAACCCGGACAGAATTGGGCCATGGCTTTGGGTATGCCCAAATGCAGAGCCACGGTAATTTAATCCTGAGACTATACGGCCAAGCGCGGGGCCGGGGGGCGGAATATTGGGGCGAAGACTATCTCGCGGGCGATCGCCTCACCCATACCATGGGTATCCCGGCTCGTGCCCAAGCCTGGGAAGCAGATCAAACCCCGAAAATGCGCGATTACCTCACGGCGTTTGTGGCCGGCATGAATACCTACGCTACGGAACACCCCGACGCGATTTCGCCCCAATATCGCCCGGTGCTGCCGGTGACGGTGACCGATGTGCTGGCCCACCTCAACCGGGCGATTCACTTTCATTTTGTGGTGGGGCCCTCGGTGGCGGGGTCGAATGGCTGGGCGATCGCACCCTCGCGCTCGGAATCGGGCCATAGTTTGCTTTTGTCCAATACCCATCTGCCTTGGGGTGGGCTGTTTTTGTGGTACGAAGCGGATCTACACCTGCCGGATCTGAACCTGTACGGGGCGGCGTTGGTGGGGATGCCGATGTTGGCGGTGGGGTTTAATGATCATCTGGGGTGGACGGCCACAGTCAACACCTATAAAGGCTGGACAGACTATGATCTTTCCCTCGCAACAGGGGGCTACCGTTGGGATGATGCGATTCAGCCCTTTGATGCCGAGGACATCATCCTGAAGGTGAAACAGGCCGATGGGACACTCCGGGATGAACCGTTGACTGTGGAGCGATCGCGCCATGGCCCGATCATTCAGAAAACCGAGAACAGGGCTACGGCGCTACGGGTGGCAGGCTTGGAAAAGGCGCGGATGCTCGATCAACTGTGGGCGATGGGGACAGCAGGCGATCGCGCCGAATTTGAAGCCGCCCTCGCCCAACAGCAACTGCCCATGTTTAATTTTTTGACGGCAGACCGCAACGGCGAGATTTTCTATATTTTTAACGGGTTAGTTCCCGTGCGCGACGGGGGCAATTGGCGCGACCATCAACAGCCACAACCCGGCAACACCGCCGCCACCCTCTGGACGGACTACCACCCCTACGCTGACCTGCCGAAGGTGGCCAACCCGGCTAATGGTTGGCTCCAAAACACGAACGATCCCCCCTGGACGACGACGATCCCCGCCACCTTAGACCCGGAGGATTTCCCCGCCTACATTGCCCCGCCGGATCTGACGGGGGCGTTTAATCTGTTGCGGACACAGCGATCGCTCCACCTGATCCAATCCCAAGACCGCTGGAGTTTGGCCGAACTCGCCCAGGCTAAATTTTCGACTCGGATTGAATTGGGCGATCGCCTCGTCGATGCCCTGATTGCCGCCCTCCCCACCGACCCCGATCCCCTCCTCCAAACCGCCGCCACCGTCCTCCAAGGCTGGGATCATCATGCCAACGCCGACAGTCGCGGCATGGCCCTCTTTGCCCAATGGTGGGCGGCCATGCCCCCGGATGCCTTCGCCGTCCCTTGGGATGCAGCACAACCGTTAACCACCCCGGCAGGCTTGGCAGACCCAGCCACCGCCCTGGCGACACTCCGGGATGTTGCCCAAGCCATGCAATCCCATTGGGGGCGGCTGGATGTACCCTGGGGAGAGTTTATGCAGCTTCGAGTGGGGGATCGGGTGCAGCCGGGCCGTGGGGCAGCGGGAGCCGTGGGGAGTTTTGCGGTGATTGATAGCATTCCGGGGTCGCAGCCGGGTGAGCCGTGGCGGGCGGTGGGGGGTGATAGTTTCATTGCGGCGGTGGAATTCAGTGACCCGGTGCGGGCATTGGTGTTGAACCCCTACGGCAACGCAACCCAGCCAAATTCTCCCCATCGTGGCGATCAGTTGGCCCACTATCATCACGGGAAATTGCGGGAAGCTTGGCGCGATCGCCCCACCATCGAAGCCCACCTCGCCCGCCGCACTGTCCTCGATTCACCCTCTCCAATGCCCTGA
- a CDS encoding DUF928 domain-containing protein, with the protein MTLIAPVVVASEGAIAQNLPSLEQWQEAGFTPAVDTSPQRSDVGGTRGGPTETATPATEATDLMALVPNYNRFGVTVLDNPHLLVYLPKASTNRIVRLEIEAVTVADSENGGTTQHQFVHAQEWEVGQNGGIMDLSLPSSIPHAEHPQAQRSLLQPNTDYRWVVLVYDNTDAITGKVEGYIRQIEVDQVPWRNADPNTPVIADYLSSLSPHDQGTFLFQNFVWYDAVKALANAYQDDPVATEADWKQVLKLTGLTDAQINTVLTQMSQNRDFIQGDALL; encoded by the coding sequence ATGACCCTAATCGCTCCGGTGGTTGTTGCCTCCGAGGGCGCGATCGCTCAAAACTTACCCAGCCTAGAACAATGGCAAGAAGCCGGGTTCACCCCCGCCGTCGATACTTCTCCCCAACGCAGTGATGTGGGCGGCACACGCGGTGGCCCCACAGAAACTGCTACCCCTGCCACAGAGGCCACCGATTTGATGGCCCTTGTGCCCAACTACAATCGGTTCGGCGTGACGGTACTTGATAATCCGCACCTCTTGGTCTATCTACCGAAGGCCAGCACCAATCGGATTGTGCGCCTTGAAATCGAAGCCGTCACCGTTGCAGACTCCGAAAATGGTGGCACCACCCAACATCAATTTGTTCATGCCCAAGAATGGGAAGTGGGGCAAAACGGCGGCATTATGGATTTGAGTTTGCCCTCCTCCATTCCCCATGCAGAGCATCCCCAAGCTCAGCGATCGCTCCTCCAACCCAACACAGACTATCGTTGGGTCGTCTTGGTTTACGACAACACCGACGCGATTACCGGTAAAGTAGAAGGCTACATTCGCCAAATTGAAGTAGACCAAGTCCCATGGCGCAATGCAGACCCTAACACCCCAGTTATTGCCGACTACCTCAGCAGCCTATCCCCCCACGACCAAGGCACATTCCTGTTTCAGAATTTTGTGTGGTATGACGCAGTGAAGGCCCTAGCCAACGCCTACCAAGATGATCCAGTCGCCACCGAAGCCGATTGGAAGCAAGTCTTGAAATTGACCGGCTTAACGGATGCCCAAATCAACACCGTACTCACACAAATGTCCCAAAATCGCGACTTCATCCAAGGAGATGCTCTCCTGTGA
- the hpsO gene encoding hormogonium polysaccharide biosynthesis glycosyltransferase HpsO, with protein MRILIASHSYIVDLNCEKLRQLARLRPDIEVTVIVPQRWRPGGVQNRIIEAPPWQDHRFRRIPLPSLSENNQGLLTFGGSIIQLLRQFKPHIIHVEQGAKSLGYAQLILLNKLLGLRAKNCFFTWWNLPYHNKFPINLLEAFNLRNTQGLISGNQDGVDILREHGYRNAATVIPQLGVDEQLFKPEPQPKLRAELQIPADHCVIGFVGRFVPEKGMMTLLAALALLGDRPWTLLLLGRGELQGEIEAQAAAAGLRDRLRIVASVPHADVPRYINVMDVLVLPSETSGQFKTLTAVGWKEQFGHVLIEAMACGVPVVGSDSGEIPHVIGAAGLVFPEGDAAALRDRLATLIDSPAEREQWAELGYQRAMERYTNLALARQQLQFYESLLSP; from the coding sequence ATGCGAATTCTGATTGCTAGCCACTCCTATATTGTGGATCTCAACTGCGAAAAACTGCGTCAATTAGCCCGCCTTCGACCCGACATTGAAGTGACCGTGATTGTGCCCCAACGTTGGCGACCCGGTGGCGTTCAAAATCGCATCATTGAAGCCCCCCCATGGCAGGATCATCGCTTTCGTCGGATTCCCCTACCGAGCTTGAGTGAAAATAACCAAGGTCTCCTCACCTTTGGCGGGTCAATCATTCAACTGTTGCGTCAATTCAAACCCCACATTATCCACGTCGAACAGGGCGCAAAATCCCTCGGCTATGCCCAACTGATTCTACTCAATAAACTCCTCGGTTTACGGGCCAAAAATTGTTTTTTCACCTGGTGGAATTTGCCCTATCACAATAAATTTCCGATCAATCTTTTAGAGGCATTTAATTTACGGAATACCCAGGGATTGATTTCAGGAAATCAGGATGGGGTGGATATTTTACGCGAGCATGGCTATCGCAATGCGGCGACGGTGATTCCACAATTGGGCGTGGATGAGCAGTTATTTAAACCGGAACCCCAGCCCAAACTCCGGGCCGAGTTGCAGATTCCGGCAGATCATTGTGTGATTGGGTTTGTGGGGCGGTTTGTGCCGGAAAAGGGGATGATGACGTTGTTGGCGGCGTTGGCATTGCTGGGCGATCGCCCCTGGACTTTGCTTCTCCTCGGACGGGGAGAGTTGCAAGGGGAGATTGAAGCCCAGGCAGCAGCGGCGGGATTGCGTGATCGCCTCCGGATCGTAGCATCCGTTCCCCATGCCGATGTGCCCCGCTACATCAACGTGATGGATGTGTTGGTGTTGCCGTCGGAAACCAGTGGGCAGTTTAAAACCCTGACTGCGGTGGGGTGGAAGGAGCAGTTTGGCCATGTGTTGATTGAGGCGATGGCCTGTGGTGTGCCGGTGGTGGGGTCAGATTCGGGGGAGATTCCCCATGTGATTGGGGCGGCGGGGTTGGTGTTCCCGGAAGGGGATGCGGCGGCGCTGCGCGATCGCCTTGCGACCTTGATCGATTCCCCGGCTGAACGGGAACAATGGGCCGAACTCGGCTATCAGCGAGCGATGGAGCGGTACACAAATCTCGCCCTGGCGCGGCAACAGTTGCAGTTTTACGAGTCGCTGCTCTCGCCCTGA
- a CDS encoding RNA recognition motif domain-containing protein: MSIYVGNLAYQATKEGITEVFSDYGTVTRVHLPTDRETGRIRGFAFVEMQNESEEAKAIAELDGAEWMGRQLKVNPARPRT, from the coding sequence ATGTCCATTTATGTTGGTAATCTTGCCTACCAAGCAACAAAGGAAGGGATTACCGAAGTCTTTAGTGACTATGGCACGGTAACGCGAGTACATCTTCCCACTGATCGCGAAACCGGCCGGATACGCGGGTTTGCCTTCGTTGAAATGCAGAACGAATCAGAAGAAGCCAAAGCAATTGCTGAGCTTGATGGTGCAGAGTGGATGGGTCGTCAGTTAAAAGTCAATCCGGCCCGACCCCGTACCTAG
- a CDS encoding Tudor-knot domain-containing protein yields MADSIIQWVETLPADNITVKVLKAIDFITPGQWENVTDFDAMIATVTGESNPRTIARIRDRAQRLALDPQQPYQRTLTLYKTIDKADGALAAAALANKVGEKISFLGFLNTITPKPDTVQSIDLLLKVAVELIAYCQLNGLQPNPVQFAQSLGENYQDAALMRMKALVCIDALLPLGTDFLTKIHQVIQGTDTSGITQNPVFLAVNQYLPGNNPQDKVGFLSQSFTAVEGWMSGFVAKTGITPESIAQSLGNFIQMADGKLDVIAALLDQTTNYYEHTGIQTVARAVILAAHGQIKAEPEEAIAAMQSPESAASEGDYQVGHSVEVWDEDEEEWFEAKIIKERLKKNVTQYKVHYVGYDEDEDEWVDGDELRSPVAGPLDDHGYGIGQTVKVWDDDEEEWYTAVIRQGREEEYFVHYVGYGSSEDEWVDLDEIA; encoded by the coding sequence ATGGCTGACAGCATTATTCAATGGGTTGAGACCTTACCCGCCGATAACATTACGGTTAAAGTGCTCAAGGCGATCGACTTTATCACGCCCGGCCAATGGGAAAATGTGACGGATTTTGATGCCATGATCGCCACTGTCACGGGGGAAAGCAATCCGCGCACCATCGCCCGCATCCGCGATCGCGCCCAACGCCTTGCCCTCGACCCCCAACAGCCCTATCAACGCACCCTCACCCTCTACAAAACCATCGATAAAGCAGACGGGGCCCTCGCTGCCGCTGCCTTAGCGAATAAGGTGGGAGAAAAAATCAGCTTTCTCGGCTTCCTCAACACCATTACCCCCAAACCCGACACCGTCCAAAGCATCGATCTCCTCCTCAAAGTTGCCGTCGAACTGATCGCCTACTGCCAACTGAACGGCCTACAGCCCAACCCGGTGCAATTTGCCCAATCCTTAGGCGAAAACTATCAAGATGCCGCCCTGATGCGGATGAAAGCACTGGTTTGTATTGATGCTCTCCTACCCTTGGGCACTGATTTTCTCACCAAAATCCATCAGGTAATCCAAGGAACCGACACCAGCGGCATCACCCAAAACCCGGTATTTTTAGCCGTGAATCAATACCTCCCTGGCAATAATCCTCAGGATAAGGTGGGATTTCTCAGCCAGAGTTTTACGGCGGTGGAAGGGTGGATGTCGGGGTTTGTGGCAAAAACAGGAATTACGCCCGAAAGCATTGCCCAAAGTTTAGGGAATTTTATCCAGATGGCCGATGGCAAACTCGATGTGATTGCGGCGTTGTTGGATCAAACCACTAACTATTACGAACATACGGGAATTCAAACCGTGGCGCGGGCGGTGATTCTCGCGGCCCATGGGCAGATCAAAGCCGAACCGGAGGAAGCGATCGCCGCAATGCAGTCCCCCGAATCAGCAGCATCTGAGGGCGATTATCAAGTCGGTCACAGCGTGGAGGTGTGGGATGAGGACGAGGAAGAATGGTTTGAGGCAAAAATCATTAAAGAACGTCTCAAGAAAAATGTGACGCAATATAAAGTTCACTACGTGGGCTATGACGAAGATGAGGATGAATGGGTGGATGGGGATGAGTTGCGATCGCCCGTGGCTGGCCCCCTCGACGATCACGGATATGGCATTGGTCAAACGGTGAAAGTGTGGGACGACGACGAAGAAGAATGGTACACCGCTGTGATTCGCCAAGGCCGTGAGGAAGAGTATTTTGTCCATTATGTGGGTTACGGTTCTTCGGAGGATGAATGGGTTGATCTCGATGAAATCGCCTAG
- the eno gene encoding phosphopyruvate hydratase — protein MLDKLEAVIEEINAREILDSRGRPTIEAEVLLDSGAFGLAQVPSGASTGSFEAHELRDGESRYGGKGVLKAVRNVNEKIADELRGMDALDQVAIDHCMISRDGSPTKSNLGANAILAVSLATAKAGADHLGIPLYRYLGGPLANILPIPFMNVINGGSHANNNVDFQEFMIVPVGAPTFAEALRWGAEVFACLSDVLKKDGLLSGVGDEGGYAPNLASNKAALDLLVAAIEQAGYKPGTEIALAMDVAASEFYKDGQYIYDGTPHSPAEFIDYLAELVAQYPIISIEDGLHEDDWASWKTLTEKLGDKVQLVGDDLFVTNPTRLQKGIDENAANSILIKLNQIGSLTETLEAIELAHRNQYACMISHRSGETEDTTIADLAVATRAGQIKTGSLCRSERVAKYNRLLRIEEELGDRAQYAGAIGMAPGA, from the coding sequence ATGCTCGATAAACTTGAAGCGGTTATTGAAGAGATCAACGCCAGAGAAATCCTCGATTCTCGCGGTCGCCCCACCATCGAAGCCGAAGTCCTGCTCGACAGCGGAGCCTTCGGCCTCGCCCAAGTTCCGAGCGGTGCGTCCACCGGCAGCTTTGAAGCCCACGAACTCCGGGATGGAGAGAGCCGTTACGGTGGCAAAGGTGTCCTTAAAGCCGTACGCAACGTCAACGAAAAAATCGCCGACGAATTACGCGGCATGGATGCCCTAGACCAAGTGGCGATCGACCACTGCATGATCAGCCGTGACGGCTCCCCCACCAAATCCAACCTCGGAGCGAACGCCATTCTTGCCGTCTCCCTCGCCACCGCCAAAGCTGGCGCAGATCACCTCGGCATTCCCCTCTACCGCTACCTGGGTGGCCCCCTCGCCAACATCCTCCCCATCCCCTTCATGAACGTGATTAACGGCGGATCGCACGCCAATAACAACGTTGATTTTCAAGAATTCATGATCGTTCCCGTCGGAGCGCCCACCTTCGCCGAAGCCCTGCGCTGGGGCGCGGAAGTCTTCGCCTGCTTGAGCGATGTGCTGAAAAAAGATGGGTTACTCTCTGGGGTGGGGGATGAAGGGGGCTACGCGCCGAACCTCGCCTCCAACAAAGCCGCTTTGGATTTACTCGTGGCAGCGATCGAACAAGCCGGATACAAACCCGGCACTGAAATCGCCCTGGCCATGGATGTCGCCGCCAGTGAATTCTACAAAGATGGTCAATACATCTACGACGGCACACCCCACAGCCCCGCCGAATTCATTGACTACCTAGCTGAGTTAGTGGCGCAATATCCGATCATTTCCATTGAAGATGGCCTCCACGAAGACGATTGGGCTAGTTGGAAAACCTTGACGGAAAAACTCGGCGACAAAGTGCAACTCGTCGGCGATGACCTCTTCGTCACCAACCCCACCCGTTTACAAAAAGGGATCGACGAAAATGCCGCCAACTCGATTTTGATCAAACTCAATCAAATCGGCTCCCTGACGGAAACCCTCGAAGCGATCGAACTGGCCCACCGTAACCAATACGCCTGCATGATTTCCCACCGTTCTGGGGAAACCGAAGACACAACGATCGCCGATCTCGCTGTCGCCACCCGTGCGGGCCAGATTAAGACAGGCTCCCTCTGTCGCAGCGAGCGGGTTGCGAAGTATAATCGCCTCTTGCGCATCGAGGAAGAATTGGGCGATCGCGCTCAATACG